The Tenebrio molitor chromosome 5, icTenMoli1.1, whole genome shotgun sequence genome has a segment encoding these proteins:
- the Maf1 gene encoding repressor of RNA polymerase III transcription MAF1 homolog has product MKLLESTRFEAINNLLSIQTGDSQIIGRIESYSCKMAGTDKALYKRFNPEGVHPNDLQALSPPAGVSPGHSQYSRSVSGDEEGPLCDTISRKTLFYLIATLNSAFPDYDFMDVKSHEFSKEPSRQWVENAIDSNLIATAGDQYRCLGASLWVAINDEISLEDCDIYSYNPDLASDPFGEVGCLWSFNYFFYNKRLKRIVFFTCRAVNPFNVDSSYPTDFIMDEDDLAY; this is encoded by the exons ATGAAACTCCTCGAGAGTACCAGATTCGAAGCCATTAACAACTTGCTTTCTATACAAACGGGGGACAGCCAGATCATCGGCCGCATCGAGAGTTACTCGTGCAAAATGGCCGGGACCGATAAAGCGCTTTACAAACGATTCAACCCCGAAGGGGTGCACCCCAACGACTTGCAAGCGCTGTCGCCCCCGGCGGGCGTATCGCCGGGGCACTCGCAATACAGCAGGAGCGTCTCCGGCGACGAGGAAGGACCGCTCTGCGACACAATCAGTCGCAAGACTTTGTTCTACCTCATCGCCACTCTCAATTCAGCTTTCCCAGATTATGATTTTATGGACGTCAAG agcCACGAGTTCAGCAAGGAGCCTTCGCGCCAATGGGTGGAGAACGCCATAGACTCGAACCTGATCGCCACGGCCGGCGATCAGTACCGCTGCTTGGGGGCGTCGTTGTGGGTCGCGATCAACGACGAGATCTCCCTCGAAGATTGCGACATTTACTCATACAACCCCGACCTGGCGTCGGACCCCTTCGGCGAAGTCGGCTGTCTCTGGagcttcaattattttttttacaacaagAGGCTCAAGCGCATCGTTTTCTTCACTTGCAGAGCCGTGAA TCCGTTCAACGTCGATTCGAGCTACCCGACCGACTTCATCATGGACGAAGACGATCTGGCTTATTGA